One genomic window of Pagrus major chromosome 22, Pma_NU_1.0 includes the following:
- the srsf5b gene encoding serine and arginine rich splicing factor 5b isoform X1: MSGCRIFIGRLSPSAREKDVERFFKGYGRIRDIDLKKGFGFVEFDDPRDAEDAVYELDGKELCNERVTIEHARVRLRGGRGRGAGGGGGRFSDRYGRGSQSSRSRNPPPMRTENRLIVENLSSRVSWQDLKDFMRQAGEVTFADAHRPKVNEGVVEFASYSDLKNALEKLSGKEMNGRKIKLIEAAKKRSRSRSRSESSSRSRSRSRGRSPSRSPRRSRSPAKAHNRSRSRSRSGSPAGGASSPAPKSKEPAKRSSKTSKSATPPSPLPAQRASMSRSRSRSRSRSRSRSPSTDSQR; the protein is encoded by the exons ATGAGCGGATGTCGTATTTTCATCGGCCGCCTGAGCCCGTCTGCCAGAGAGAAGGATGTGGAGAGGTTCTTCAAAGGATACGGCCGCATCCGAGATATTGACCTCAAGAAAGGCTTTGGCTTTGTG GAGTTTGACGACCCCAGAGACGCTGAGGATGCAGTATATGAGCTTGATGGCAAAGAGCTGTGCAATGAAAG GGTGACCATTGAGCACGCTCGTGTACGTCTGCGAGGTGGCCGCGGCAGAGGAGCCGGCGGTGGTGGAGGGCGTTTCTCTGATCGCTATGGCAGAGGCTCCCAGAGCAGTCGGAG TCGAAACCCTCCTCCGATGCGCACTGAGAATCGTCTGATTGTGGAGAACTTGTCCTCTCGTGTCAGCTGGCAG GACCTGAAAGATTTCATGAGACAAGCTGGAGAGGTGACATTTGCAGATGCACATCGCCCCAAGGTCAACGAAGG GGTTGTTGAGTTTGCCTCTTACAGTGACCTGAAAAACGCCCTCGAGAAACTGTCTGGAAAGGAAATGAATGGCAGGAAAATCAAGCTCATTGAGGCAGCCAAGAAGAG GTCGAGAAGTCGTTCCCGGTCTGAGAGCTCCTCTCGCTCACGGTCCCGTTCTCGTGGTCGCTCTCCATCCCGCTCCCCCAGACGCTCCCGCAGCCCCGCCAAGGCCCACAACCGGTCCCGCTCCCGGTCCCGCTCTGGCTCCCCTGCCGGCGGTGCCTCCTCCCCAGCCCCCAAATCAAAGGAGCCCGCGAAGAGGTCCTCAAAGACGAGCAAGTCTGCCACTCCTCCGTCCCCTCTGCCGGCTCAGAGAGCCTCCATGTCCCGTTCCCGCTCCCGTTCTCGCTCACGTTCCCGTTCTCGCTCTCCTTCTACTGACAGCCAGCGCTAA
- the srsf5b gene encoding serine and arginine rich splicing factor 5b isoform X2, which produces MSGCRIFIGRLSPSAREKDVERFFKGYGRIRDIDLKKGFGFVEFDDPRDAEDAVYELDGKELCNERVTIEHARVRLRGGRGRGAGGGGGRFSDRYGRGSQSSRSRNPPPMRTENRLIVENLSSRVSWQPDCCVIWKSSLMVELTPSGSFCLG; this is translated from the exons ATGAGCGGATGTCGTATTTTCATCGGCCGCCTGAGCCCGTCTGCCAGAGAGAAGGATGTGGAGAGGTTCTTCAAAGGATACGGCCGCATCCGAGATATTGACCTCAAGAAAGGCTTTGGCTTTGTG GAGTTTGACGACCCCAGAGACGCTGAGGATGCAGTATATGAGCTTGATGGCAAAGAGCTGTGCAATGAAAG GGTGACCATTGAGCACGCTCGTGTACGTCTGCGAGGTGGCCGCGGCAGAGGAGCCGGCGGTGGTGGAGGGCGTTTCTCTGATCGCTATGGCAGAGGCTCCCAGAGCAGTCGGAG TCGAAACCCTCCTCCGATGCGCACTGAGAATCGTCTGATTGTGGAGAACTTGTCCTCTCGTGTCAGCTGGCAG CCTGACTGTTGTGTCATATGGAAGAGCTCGCTTATGGTGGAGTTAACCCCTTCTGGGTCCTTCTGTCTGGGTTGA
- the slc10a1 gene encoding hepatic sodium/bile acid cotransporter, which produces MSPVINKTINISLIIVLTITMVSMGCTMEVSKIKHHIMKPKGVAIAALAQYGVMPLTAFCLAKALQLSEIRAVVVLICGCCPGGSLSNILALALQGDMNLSIVMTCCSTVLALGMMPLLLYLYCQGFPELRNAVPYMEIMVSLVMLLIPCGVGILINYYRPQYSKTITKAGIIILMIAVVLIATLASIGIGGSILTVLAPPLMAIGALMPFIGYTFGYVISALFRLKHSECRTVAMETGCQNIQLCSTILKVAFPPELIGPLFLFPMVYASIQLMEAGVIVVLFRCHQWFTRKKEETYQKAETEEKTEEPPKETP; this is translated from the exons ATGTCGCCAGTAATCAACAAAACCATCAACATATCTTTGATCATTGTCTTAACCATCACCATGGTTTCAATGGGATGCACCATGGAGGTGTCCAAGATCAAG cATCACATAATGAAGCCTAAGGGGGTGGCGATAGCAGCGCTGGCCCAGTATGGTGTCATGCCCCTTACAGCCTTTTGTTTAGCTAAG GCGCTCCAGCTGTCTGAAATcagagctgtggtggttctgaTCTGTGGCTGCTGTCCTGGAGGAAGCCTCTCCAACATCCTGGCCCTGGCTCTGCAGGGAGACATGAACCTCAG CATTGTGATGACTTGCTGCTCCACGGTGCTGGCTCTGGGCATGATGCCTCTGCTGCTCTACCTCTACTGTCAGGGCTTCCCTGAACTGCGGAACGCCGTGCCCTACATGGAGATCATGGTATCGCTGGTCATGCTCCTCATTCCCTGCGGTGTCGGCATCCTCATCAACTACTACAGGCCGCAGTACTCCAAGACCATCACAAAG GCAGGCATCATTATACTGATGATCGCTGTTGTATTGATCGCTACCCTCGCCAGCATTGGGATCGGAGGCTCCATCCTGACGGTGCTGGCTCCTCCCCTCATGGCCATCGGCGCTCTCATGCCCTTCATAGGCTACACCTTCGGCTACGTCATCTCTGCGCTCTTCAGACTCAAACACTC GGAGTGTAGGACTGTTGCTATGGAAACAGGCTGTCAGAACATCCAGCTGTGCTCCACCATCCTGAAGGTGGCCTTCCCCCCAGAGCTGATCGGCCCTCTGTTCCTGTTCCCCATGGTCTACGCGTCCATCCAGCTGATGGAGGCGGGGGTCATCGTCGTGCTGTTCAGGTGCCACCAATGGTTCACACGGAAAAAGGAAG AGACATATcaaaaagcagaaacagaagaaaagactGAAGAGCCACCTAAAGAGACTCCATGA